One Thioclava electrotropha DNA segment encodes these proteins:
- the dhaL gene encoding dihydroxyacetone kinase subunit DhaL — protein sequence MTDDIRTKKLMNAPEDIIPEAIEGMLSAHPDLLTVEGATRRAIVAKDGPRDGKVGIIIGGGSGHEPAFAGYVGRGLADAAAVGNVFASPSPEHIMDAARAVEGGAGVMFLYGNYTGDVMNFDMAAEECEGMGIPARSVQVTDDVASAPKGREKERRGIAGDFFVFKIAGAAAEAGRDLEACYAAAQHANDNCRSMGVALSACSLPQTGKLNFDLGPREMEIGMGIHGEPGMRRGHLESADAVSDELMQAILTDMELGKGDEVAVLVNGLGATGPLELYILHRRIAQILGERDVKIHHSWVGEYCTSLEMAGASVTLLKLDDDLKTLLDMPCRTPALTVAGSLEPVGKRTRRTHAAASSTSGIERSDLAIDGPVTPVRFRQMMLAIADAIHANRDWLSELDGVIGDGDHGVTMDIGWTAVRKELKDPTDETVSETCARMAKAFLDAVGASSGPLYATAFRKAGEAVSDRLNLDAGAMVAWIEGICAGIQSRGGAQVGDKTMIDAWVPAVAKARETLQSGGDVIACLDAACAGAKNGRDYTAEIESRRGRSAKLGERSVGHMDPGAASAHVMLVAMTEALRE from the coding sequence ATGACCGACGACATTCGCACCAAGAAACTGATGAACGCGCCCGAGGACATTATCCCCGAGGCGATCGAAGGAATGCTTTCCGCCCATCCCGACCTGCTGACCGTCGAAGGCGCCACGCGCCGCGCTATCGTGGCCAAGGACGGCCCGCGCGACGGCAAGGTCGGGATTATCATCGGCGGCGGCTCCGGGCACGAACCGGCCTTTGCGGGCTACGTTGGGCGCGGCCTGGCGGATGCGGCGGCGGTCGGCAACGTCTTTGCCTCGCCCTCGCCCGAGCACATCATGGATGCTGCGCGCGCGGTCGAGGGGGGCGCGGGGGTGATGTTCCTCTATGGGAATTACACCGGCGACGTGATGAATTTCGACATGGCCGCCGAGGAATGCGAAGGGATGGGTATTCCCGCCCGCTCGGTTCAGGTGACCGATGACGTGGCCTCGGCCCCCAAGGGCCGCGAAAAAGAAAGACGCGGCATCGCCGGGGATTTCTTCGTCTTCAAAATCGCGGGCGCTGCCGCCGAGGCCGGTCGCGATCTCGAAGCCTGCTACGCAGCCGCACAGCACGCCAATGACAATTGCCGCTCGATGGGCGTCGCGCTGAGCGCATGCTCCTTGCCCCAGACCGGCAAGCTGAATTTCGACCTTGGCCCGCGCGAGATGGAAATCGGCATGGGTATCCATGGTGAACCGGGCATGCGTCGCGGTCATCTCGAAAGCGCCGATGCGGTCAGCGACGAGCTGATGCAGGCCATCCTGACCGACATGGAACTGGGCAAGGGGGACGAGGTCGCGGTGCTGGTCAACGGGCTGGGCGCAACCGGGCCGCTGGAGCTTTACATCCTGCACCGCCGGATCGCGCAGATTCTCGGCGAGCGCGACGTGAAAATCCACCATAGCTGGGTCGGGGAATACTGCACCTCTCTGGAAATGGCCGGGGCTTCGGTCACGCTCCTCAAGCTCGACGACGACCTCAAGACGCTGCTCGATATGCCCTGCCGGACACCTGCGCTCACGGTCGCCGGAAGTCTTGAGCCGGTGGGCAAGCGCACCCGCCGCACTCATGCCGCCGCCTCCAGCACGAGCGGGATCGAGCGGTCTGACCTTGCTATCGACGGCCCCGTCACGCCTGTGCGTTTCCGCCAGATGATGTTGGCGATTGCAGATGCGATCCACGCGAACCGCGACTGGCTGTCGGAGCTCGACGGGGTCATCGGGGATGGCGATCACGGCGTCACGATGGATATCGGCTGGACCGCTGTGCGCAAGGAGCTGAAAGACCCGACGGATGAAACCGTGTCCGAGACCTGCGCGCGCATGGCCAAGGCGTTTCTCGACGCGGTCGGGGCGTCTTCTGGGCCGCTTTATGCGACGGCTTTCCGCAAGGCAGGCGAGGCAGTGTCCGATCGGCTCAACCTCGATGCCGGCGCGATGGTCGCGTGGATCGAAGGAATCTGCGCCGGCATCCAGTCGCGCGGCGGTGCACAGGTCGGCGACAAGACGATGATCGACGCATGGGTTCCGGCGGTGGCGAAAGCGCGCGAGACCCTGCAATCGGGCGGTGACGTGATCGCCTGCCTCGACGCGGCTTGCGCCGGCGCAAAAAACGGCCGCGACTACACCGCGGAAATCGAAAGCCGCCGGGGCCGGTCGGCCAAACTGGGAGAGCGCTCTGTCGGGCACATGGACCCGGGCGCGGCCTCGGCCCATGTCATGCTGGTCGCGATGACCGAGGCCCTGCGCGAGTGA
- a CDS encoding sugar phosphate isomerase/epimerase family protein yields the protein MKLGLGSYAYRWSIGIKDQIPSKPLTAFDLLDRAEALGLEVVQYADNMPLDRYTADDHHKLYEIAQQKGLQLELGTQCFDADEVDRYIEIGQRLHSKIMRVALDAEDSHMPVAALAEQLRPRVDRARAAGMKIAIENHFNYPSPRMVELLEAVGDDHLGVCLDVANSICANEWPEETISLLAPWTINLHLKDYEITPDPYGVGFRIHGVPLGTGRAPIAWTLDQLAHCPADMSVILEHWLMLESDGLEAAIAKEQPWIEQTTAAAKTFTKGR from the coding sequence ATGAAACTGGGTTTGGGCAGTTACGCCTATCGCTGGTCCATCGGGATCAAGGATCAGATCCCCTCTAAGCCACTGACTGCATTCGACCTTCTGGATCGTGCGGAAGCGCTCGGACTTGAAGTCGTGCAATATGCGGACAATATGCCGCTGGATCGTTACACTGCGGACGATCATCACAAGCTCTACGAGATCGCCCAACAAAAGGGCCTTCAACTCGAGCTGGGGACGCAATGTTTCGATGCCGATGAAGTCGACCGCTATATCGAGATCGGCCAGCGCCTTCACTCAAAGATCATGCGTGTCGCGCTCGATGCCGAGGACAGCCACATGCCGGTGGCCGCGCTGGCCGAGCAGTTGCGCCCGCGGGTCGATCGTGCGCGTGCCGCGGGCATGAAGATCGCGATCGAGAACCACTTCAACTATCCCAGCCCGCGCATGGTCGAGCTGCTGGAGGCGGTCGGCGACGATCACCTCGGGGTCTGTCTGGACGTGGCGAATTCGATCTGTGCAAACGAGTGGCCCGAAGAGACGATCAGTCTCTTGGCGCCGTGGACGATCAACCTGCACCTGAAGGATTACGAGATCACGCCCGATCCCTATGGCGTCGGCTTCCGCATTCATGGCGTGCCCTTGGGCACGGGCCGCGCGCCGATCGCGTGGACCCTTGACCAGTTGGCGCATTGCCCCGCCGACATGAGCGTGATCCTCGAACATTGGCTGATGCTGGAGAGCGACGGCCTCGAGGCGGCGATTGCCAAGGAACAGCCGTGGATCGAACAGACCACCGCAGCCGCGAAAACTTTTACGAAGGGGCGTTGA
- a CDS encoding transketolase: protein MPELTANLRSNVSLARRAWGIRRKALQMGEVQGQGYVGQALGVADVLATSYFHALNLRADDPEWEGRDRFLLSIGHYAIALYAALIEAGILPEDEIGTYGMDDSRMPMSGMASYTPGMEITGGSLGHGLGIAVGMALGLKAKGGGQFVYNLMSDGELGEGSSWEAVMSATQHRLSNLICIVDFNNQQADGPTRDALAVGAEAPKWEAFGWHAQEVDGNDLDALVAAFDAARTCPEQKPRVIICNTKMCKGVPFLEEREITHFVRVEPDEWTRALDILDAEVPA, encoded by the coding sequence ATGCCAGAACTTACCGCAAATCTGCGGTCGAACGTCTCGTTGGCGCGCCGCGCCTGGGGCATCCGTCGCAAAGCGCTCCAGATGGGCGAAGTCCAGGGACAGGGCTATGTCGGTCAGGCGCTTGGTGTGGCTGACGTTCTGGCGACCTCTTATTTCCACGCATTGAATCTGCGCGCCGACGATCCCGAATGGGAAGGGCGCGACCGCTTCCTGCTGTCGATCGGCCACTATGCGATCGCGCTTTATGCCGCGCTGATCGAGGCGGGCATCCTGCCCGAGGACGAGATCGGCACTTACGGGATGGACGACTCGCGGATGCCGATGTCGGGCATGGCCTCTTACACGCCGGGGATGGAGATCACCGGCGGCAGCCTCGGCCATGGGCTGGGCATCGCGGTCGGCATGGCGCTCGGGCTGAAGGCGAAGGGCGGCGGTCAGTTCGTCTACAACCTGATGTCCGATGGCGAACTGGGCGAAGGTTCGTCCTGGGAGGCTGTGATGTCGGCCACCCAGCACCGTCTGAGCAACCTGATCTGCATCGTCGATTTCAACAATCAGCAGGCCGATGGCCCGACCCGTGACGCGCTCGCCGTCGGGGCCGAGGCACCGAAATGGGAGGCCTTTGGCTGGCACGCGCAGGAAGTCGACGGCAATGACCTCGATGCGCTGGTCGCGGCCTTTGACGCTGCCCGCACCTGCCCCGAGCAAAAGCCCCGCGTGATCATCTGCAATACCAAGATGTGCAAGGGCGTTCCGTTTCTTGAAGAGCGCGAGATCACCCATTTCGTCCGCGTCGAGCCCGATGAGTGGACGCGCGCACTGGATATTCTAGACGCAGAGGTGCCCGCATGA